ATCTTGCGAATCGACATAATACGGTTTCCACCGAAGAACATATGCTCAGTCCGGCAAAGCCCGATACCCTCCGCGCCCAGTGCTACGGCCATATGCGTGTCATTGGGAGTATCTGCATTGGTGTAGACCCCCATGGTCTTGATATCATTCACATAGCCCATGAAAGTCTTGTAGTTCTGGAACACGATAGATTCTGACTCTTTCATATTACCGTTCAATACCTGGACAATCTCAGAAGAACGGACAGGTATCTTGCTTGCATATATTGCACCGGTAAAACCATCAATGGAAAGGTAGTCCCCTTCATTGAGCGTAACCCCGTTTACCTGCAGATATTTCTTAGGTTCGTTGATACGGATATCACCGGCACCACTTACACAGGGACAACCCATTCCACGGGCAACGACGGCCGCATGGCTGGTCATTCCTCCGCGACAGGTTACGACACCCTTGGAAATAGCCATGCCTCCGATATCCTCAGGACTTGTTTCGGTACGGACAAGAATTACATCTTTTCCCAAGGCAGCCATTTCCTCAGCTTTCTGGGCAGTGAAATAAATCTCTCCACAGGCTCCACCGGGGGATGCATTCAAACCATGGGTAACTTCCTTGAGATCCTGGTCCTTGATAATCTTGTTGTCGAGAATTGGTGCGAACAATTTGCCGAATTCTCCGGAAGGAACACGACTTACTGCCATTTCCTTGGTGATCAAGCCTTCCTCAACCATTTCTACCTGGGTTCTCAACCAACTGAAAATAGTCCTTTTCCCGTTTCGGGTCTGAAGCATGTACAACTTGCCTTCCTGGATGGTAAATTCAACATCCTGCATGTCATGGTAATGCTTCTCAAGGATAGATCGGATAGAGACCAACTGTTCATACACATCCAGGTTAACTGCTTTGAGTGTCTCTATTGACTGGGGAGTCCTGATACCGGCAACGACATCCTCGCCCTGGGCATTCATCAGATATTCGCCATAGAAACGGTTCTCTCCCGAAGAGGGGTCACGGGTAAAGGCAACGCCTGTTCCGCTGGTATCTCCCATATTGCCGAATACCATGCACTGCACGTTGACTGCGGTTCCCAAAAGTCCACGGATATCATTCATTTGCCTATATTTGATAGCCCTTTCATTGTTCCAGGAACTGAATACTGCATCAATTGCCTTGAACAACTGGTCATGGGGATCGGTTGGAAAATCTTCCCCGGTAAAACGCTTGTACAGTCTCTGGTAGCGGGCAATAACCTCATGCAAGTCTTTGCTGTTGAGTTCGGTATCGAAAACTTTTCCTTGCTCATCCTTTACATCCTGCAATGCACGTTCAAATTCATGGTGGGGAACACCCATTACCACATCTCCAAACATCTGCATAAACCGGCGGTAACTATCCCAGGCAAAACGTTCATTGCCCGTCTTCGCTATCAAAGCTTTAACGGAATCTGGGTTCAACCCAAGATTGAGAATCGTATCCATCATCCCAGGCATAGACTGTGCAGCACCGCTACGAACAGAAACCAACAATGGGTTTTCATGGTCACCCAGTTTGGCACCCATCAGCTTTTCCAGCCGATACAGGTTCTCAAGGACCTGTTCTCGCATACCGTCTGGATATGCTCCTTTATTTGCGCTGTAATATGCACAGGCCTCAGTGCTGATAGTAAACCCCGGAGGCACTGGAAGCCCAATACTGGTCATCTCGGCAAGGTTTGCACCTTTTCCACCAAGAATATCCTTCATTTGGGCAGTTCCATCGGCCTTGCCGGAGCCAAAAAAGTAGACATAATTCGATTTCTTTTCCGTCATCATTGACTCCTATTTTTCTCTTCTGTTTGCAAGCAAAATCGTATCTGTTCAATAGGGTGCTGTCAATGTAATAAAATGTTAAAAACTGATTTTTTATTCTATCAAAGTCTTATTAGATAAATATTTGTCGAATTATTTATTTGAAACTTTATTTCATTTTCAGGATTCTAGCCACTATATAACAACTGCAATCCAGGCTTTGCAATTAAGGGAGTCCTAAATATTTTTTCAAATATCTACCTTATACAGAGGTTTTCCTTTACCGATAATGGTAATATGTCAATTCCAGAAAATGCCTTCCAAACCAAAAATAAGACAATGTATACATAATCATGTATAAAAAGCATAAAATACTGCCCCTTCCCCTACTCCATGCATAATGCCGCCATTTCTGGCGGCATTATAGCGAAAAACCAAAGGGAATTATTCGGGTTGCTTGCCGATGTAGGCAAGGATACCGCCATCGACATAGAGCACGTGGCCATTGACGAAGTCGGAGGCCTCGGAGGCAAGGAACACGGCGGGGCCGGTCAAATCGTCGGTGGTACCCCAGCGTGCAGCGGGGGTCTTTGCCACGATGAAGCTGTCAAACGGATGGCGCTTCCCGTCCGCCTGCCTTTCCCGCAGGGGTGCGGTCTGCGGCGTGGCGATGTACCCGGGCCCAATGCCATTGCACTGGATGTTGTACTGCCCGTATTCGCTGCAGATGTTGCGGGTGAGCATCTTCAAGCCACCCTTGGCAGCCGCGTACGCGCTGACTGTCTCGCGCCCAAGCTCACTCATCATCGAGCAGATGTTGATGATCTTGCCCCGGTTGCGTTCGATCATCGAAGGCAGGACCGCCTTGGATACGATAAACGGCGCGTTCAAGTCGATGTCGATGACCCTGCGGAAATCGGCGACATCCATCTCGATCATCGGCGTGCGCTTGATAATGCCGGCATTGTTCACCAGGATGTCGATCGGACCGAGCTCGTCGGAAATCTTTTTCACGGTCTCGATGACAGCCTTTTCGTCGGTAACGTCACATACATACCCTTTTGCAGGTATCTTTTTCTCTGCATAGGCGGCAAGCCCCTTGTCTACCAGCTCTTGGTTGATATCATTGAAGGCTATCTTTGCCCCCGACTGGGCAAAGGCCGTTGCCAGTGCGAAGCCGATGCCATAGGAAGCGCCCGTTACAAAAGCCACTTTCCCCTCAAGCGAAAATTTTTGCGTAAAATCCATATTCTGTCTCCTTGAATGCCGAGTTAGCGAAGGTCCTCGGTCTTGATCCCGTCCATGTCCGTATAGGTGCGGTTTTCCCCGCACATCGACCAGATGAACGTATAGCTGCTGGTCCCCGCCCCGCTATGGATGGACCAGGAAGGGTTGATGACTGCCTGCTCGTTGTGGACTGCAATGTGCCTTGTTTCGCTGGGCTCACCCATGAAATGGAACACGGTCTGGTCGGAGGGAACATCGAAATAGAAGTAGACCTCCATCCTCCGCTCGTGGGTGTGGGAGGGCATGGTGTTCCATACGCTTCCCCTCTTTAGCTGGGTCAGGCCCATGGAGAGCTGGCAAGTGTCGAGTACGTCCGGGTGGATGTACTGGTTGATCGTCCGTTCGTTGCTCATGTCCACGGAACCGGCCTTCACGTGCTTGGCCTCAGCAAAGACAATCTGCTTTGCAGGAAAAGCGTGGTGGGCGGGGGTCGAGTTCATGTAAAACTTCGAGGGGTTCTTGGCATCCTTGCTCGAGAACAGCACCTCTTTGGTGCCCATCGGCAGGTAGAGCCCGTCGAGATGCACCAGCTCGTAGGCAGTACCGTCAGCGACAACCAGTCCGTCCCCCCCGATGTTGATGATCCCAAGCTCCCTCCGCTCCAGAAAATAGGTCACGCCGAAATCCTTCATGGGGTCGATGTTCTTGGAAAGCGGGACAGCCTGGTCCACCGGCATGGCGCCCATGGTCACGATACGATCGACATGGGAATACACGGCACTGACATCGTTTGCGTTGAAAATGCCCTGGATGAGGAACTCGTCGCGCAACTGCTGCGTATTCATCCTCGAAAACGGTTCTTTGCCCGTCGAATAGCGAATATCCATTACTCATACTCCTTGCTCAAGGTACCCCTAGGCAGCGGTACCTGAAAAATCTGTTCTATTGGGCCACTCCCCGCCCTTTTTTTGAGGGGGGATCCGGCACAAAATCCTCTACAATCACCTGTCCATACGGACCAAATCAATTGCCTCGGTCTTTATCTTCTTCAGAGCCGACTGCAGGTGATACATGTCATTTCCCAAAATCAACATGTTGATACCCCTGCCTATTGCCGCCTCTATGGTTTCTTTGGTAGCGGGGACCACAGGGCACATAACCTTGATCCCCCGTCTCTTTGCCCCCTCGGCGAGTTTTCTGTAAGCGTCGGCGACCCGGGGGTCCTCGGTCGCATACCCTACCTTGGCACCAATCGACAGGGAGTAGTCGATGGGCCCGAAGTTGACGGCGTCGATTCCCGGTACATCCAGAATGTCGTCAAGGTTGTCGGTGAACTCGAAGTCCTCGTCCATGGGAATCACCAGGGTGTCCGCATTGCTCTTTTCCACATAGTCCGCCCACGAGAACCCGGGTCCCCCGAACTGGGCGGACCTGACATTGGATTCGGCGCCCCTGCGGCCCATCGGGGGGAATTTTGCACCCCTTACAATGGCCTGGGCATCCTCTTTGGTGCGGGTATGGGGGACGACAATCCCCTCGGCCCCCATCTCGAGTACCTTGCGTATCTCCACCTCATCGGTACCGGTTACCCGCACTACGGCAGGGATTCCTGCCAGTTTGGCCGACATGATGAGTTTTTCCATATTATTGGGCCCGTCCAGCGGGCAATGCTCAAGGTCAAGATAGACGAAATCATACCCCCAGTTTCCGATCGCCTCAACGGCACAGGCGGCAGCAGTAAATACTGTGATGCCGAACACAGGGCCCTTTTTCATTCTTTCACGTAATGTCATACTAATCCTTCTTTACAGTATTTTCATTCAAAGACACAAGAAAATTCAATACTAAACAAAACTCGGTAACCAAAGGCTCAATGAAGGAATAAAGGTAATCATTACCAAGACAATGATATTGCAGAGTATAAACGGAACTGCTGACTTGAATATCTCGATAATCGTCAAATTACAAATCTTGCTCGCTACATTGAGACACATGCCTACAGGAGGGGTTACCAAACCAATTGCCAGCCCAACAATGATAATCGCCCCAAACTGAAGCTCATTCATCCCAAATTGCTGCATTACCGGAAGCAGAATAGGACTGATAAGCAATATACAGGGAGTGACATCCAGAAAAGTTCCCAGAATCAGTATAATCAAATCCAGAAAGACGTAGACAAGCCAAGTAGGAATATTTGACCCCACCAGAAAACTCCCAATGTGTGCAGGTACCTGCTCAACGGCTAGAATCCAAGTGAATATCATCGTAAAACCACCGATAATCATGATGGAACTAGACATCATAAAGGTCTTTTTCAAGGCATTCCCGACTTCTTTCCATTTCAATTCTTTATAGACAAAGAACCCCAGTATGGAGGCATACAGAACAGCAACCCCAGCCGATTCGCTTGCCGTGGCAATACCGGCAGAGACAGATACTATGATTAAAACAGGCATAAACATGGCCAAAGAACCGTCTTTGGTTATTTTTGCCATCTTTTTTAGCTCAATCTTTTCTTTCTTCGGATGGTAGCCTTCTTTGCGGGAAATAACGAATGTTATAACCAGCTGGGTAGCACCAACCAGAATTCCAGGGATCAGCCCGGCAAGAAACAATTTCCCGACAGAGGCACCTGAGACCATTGCATACATTAGCATCGGAACACTCGGGGGGATGATCATACCGATAGTCGAAGAAGCAACGGTAATGCCCGCTGCGAATCCTTTGGGATATCCTTTTTTCACCATATCAGGAATAAGGATGCTACCCAAAGCCGAAGTATCAGCTACAGAAGAACCTGAAATACCGCCGAATATCATGGAAGAGACTACGTTTACTTCCCCCAAGCCACCACCAAAGGGGTGTACAAGCAGCATGGAGAAATCAATCAGTCTCCGGGTAAGTCCACTGTGGTTCATCAATTCGCCGGTCAACATGAACAACGGCATTGCGATGATGATAAAACTTTCAGTTCCAGACCATACTCGCTGGGGGAACGTCAACAGGAAGGAAGGATTTGACAAGAGCATATAGAGAATGCCCGACCCTCCAATTGCATAGGCTATCGGGACACCGATAATCAAAAAAACAACCAAAGCAACGAACATCAAGGAAAGTTCCATTATTTTCCTCCCTGGACGATTTCATCGCCCAACTCAAAATCATCCTTGTATCCTTTGCGAGGTTTTTCAATGGGGAAAAATTCCGATACTATACTTACCAGTGAATAAAAAATAGTAATAAAAAAAGTGATAGGTAGTATAGAATAGTAAATCCCTTTGTGTATGCCTGTAGCAGGAGAGGGAACTCTCCCAACTTTATGGATTATTCGAATACTGTAATAAATCATGCCTATCGATACCGTAATAATAACCAGCTGTGACAAGATTTTGAAAAATCTTTTTACCTTCAAAGGCATACTGTCCACAAAATTGGTGATAGTAATATGTTCGCTTTCCCGAATTCCAAGGGCTGCCCCGAAAAAGGTCGTTGCAACAAAAACCATGGTTAACATTTCTTCCGACCATACGAAAGAAATCGAAAAAACATATCTCATTATTACAGAGACAATAACCCCAACGGCAAGGGTTGCCTCAAGCAGTTTCCCAAAAATCGAAAGAATTGTATCGAGACCTCGAATAATCTTATTCATTTTTTTCTCATTCTTGATGCGTTTTGATAGAGGTCCCGTTCCATTTGAAACGGGACCAGTACTACTACTATTACTTATTTCGATGCAATCGCGCGCATCTCGTCTAAATCGGCTTGCTTGAAAATTCCTTTGTCAACAAAATATTTGTAGACGGGATTACAAGCCTTTATAAACTGGTCACGCTCTGCAGCAGTTGGTTTATAAACCTGCACACCACCAGCAACGATCATATCATAGTAATGATTATTCAAATCTCTTCTGAGTTTGTTCTGGGTGTCGGTATAAAGCCAAGCGCCATCCTGGATAATCTGCTGAAGGTCTGCAGGCAGGGAATTCCACATATCAAGGCCCATATCAATCGGTTCCGGGTGGAATTGATAATCAATCATAGTCATGTATTTCTGGACTTCATAGAATTTCATGTCACCGATATTTGCCAATGGATTCTCTTGCCCATCAGCTACATTGGTCTTCAAAGCCATGTAGGTGTCACCATAAGGTATGGATACTGCACTTGCACCCATAGCCTCCATTGACTTGATGATTGATTCAATCGGTGGGGTCCTGATTTTCAAGCCTTTCATGTCTTCAGGGCTTTTAATAGGATGCGCATTATTGGTTATCTGACGAGAACCGCCATCACCGATAGCAAGCATCTTGATACCGTACTGTTCTGCAGATGCCATGATTCTCTTTCCCAGATCGCTATGGGAGACTTTCATCAAGTCAGCCTGCGTGGGGAAGAAGAAAGGCATGAGATAGATTTCGAGCATGGGAGTCTGGGAAGCAAAGACACCACCGGTAAACATTTCCAAGGTACCGAGTTTCATGGCCTCGATCATGTCCGATTCATTTCCCAGGGTTGCTGCAGGATAAATTTCAATCTGCAGGCGCCCCTCTGATTTCTCCTCTACATATTTCTCGAATTCCAACAAGGCTTTATGCCGGGTAGACTCAGTAGTCGAAGCATGACCAACTTTCAGCGTGTACACTTTCTGTGCGGCCTGCTCGGTCTGTCCATTTGCAAAGAGCATTGGAAGAACCAAGACCAGGCACAGAGCCAAAGAAACAATTTTTTTCATAACCCCTCCATTTATTTTGTTCCACCATACGGAATATGTTTCCAGTTTTTGCCTAAAAGGAAATATTTTATCCAGTTTTTACTGCAATTTACATTAATATTTCCGTATTATGGAACACGATTCCATTATAACTGACATGTTTCTGTTGTCAAGTGGGAAAAAATAGAATATATTGTTTTCATACAAGATGAGGATAAAAGTGGCTACAGAATTAAAAGTACAATCCCTTGACAGGACCTTTGATATATTGGAACTTCTTGCCAACGAACAAAACGGATACAATCTAGTCCAGATATCCGAAAAGCTCGATTTGCCTAAAAGTACAGTCCATAGACTCGTCGGGGTTTTATTGCAAAGGGAATTCGTCAGGAAATCCCAAGACACCAATCGCTATCGCCTGGGACCCGGGTTCATAGGTCTGTGCAGCCATTATCTCAATAGTCTGGAACTGAAAACCGAAAGTTCACCTTTCATGGAAGAACTTTCCGAGAGCACGGGGAATGTTGTTTTCCTAGCTATCCGACAAAATGACAAAATGGTCTACATAGATAGCAAGGAGCAAATCAACAGCCTGAGAAAATATGCAATCATTGGCCAACAGAAACCACTGTATTGCACTTCTCTTGGAAAGGCCTTGCTTATTGGGCTTACGGATGATGAGATACGGATATTGCTGGCAAAGGAACCCTTCGAAAAGAGGGGTCCAAACACCCATATGAACATGGAAAGCCTGCTCCAGGATATCCGCGAGTGCAGAAGAAGGGGCTGGGCCTTGGATGATCAGGAAGCAGAACCGGCCATTAACTGCGTGGCAGCTCCAATACGGGACTATAGGGGTCAAGTAATAGCTGCAATCAGTACTTCGTGGGTTTTGGCGCAACACCCTGAGATGATCCCTGAGGAAATGGCGGAAAAGGTTAAGCGGCAGGCCGCTAATATCTCTTTCAATATGGGATATACCGGTGGGACAACCCGGTAATCGTTCGTACGTTTCGAAAAAAACGCAGACAAAGATGCACAAAAAACCGGGCAGAGTTCTCTCTGTCCGGTAATCTATATTTTATGCACTTGTTCGGTGCAGTTAGGCTGTGTAGCTCTCCAGGAGTCTGCTTCTCGAAGGATTCTTCAATCTCTCAAGGGCTTTCTTTTCGATCTGGCGAATTCTTTCCTTGGTCAGGTTGTAGAGTTCACCGATTTCCTTGAGGGACATCGGAGCTTTTCCTTCCAGACCATACCGCATTTCAATGATATCCCGTTCCTTGTCACTGAGCGTTGACAATACTGTTGAAATATCTGCTTTCAATGAGCCCTCGAGGAGGGAGTCTTCGGGTGAACGGCCGGTATCTTCTACAAAATCGCCGACATTGCTATTCCCGTTATCATTGAATACCGGTGCATCGAGGCTGACCATCTCACGGCTGATAGCAAGCAAGTCAGCCACATGGGAGGGGTCAAGGCCTGTCAATTCCCCGATTTCTTCCATAGTGGGGTCCTCGGTACTCTTGGTATGCATCAAGGACTTCTGAGCCTTTTGAATTTGCAGCAACTCATTGGTCCTGTTGAGCGGGAGCCTAACAGCCCTACTCTTCTCACAGATTGCCTTCATGATTGACTGCCTGATCCACCACACGGCGTAGCTGATGAAGTGATAGCCCTTGTCAGGGTCAAACTTCTCCAGTGCCGTCATCAAACCGATATTCCCTTCATCGATCAAATCGATGAGGGGAATTCCCTGGTTCTGGTATTTCTTCGCAACATTCACTACGAAGCGAAGGTTCGATTCAATCATCCGCTTCCTGGCAAACTCATCACCCTGCTGTACCCGTTTTGCGAGTTTGAACTCTTCTTCATTGGTCAAAAGGGGAATCCTGTTGATTTCCTTCAAATACATTGTAAGAATATTGGCATCGTCATAGGCATATCTATCATCATTGTTATTCAGCATGTTTTGTTTAGTACTCATCATTTTTCCCCTCCATCGGGTTATGGAAAGGTAATTGCAGGATACGTGCCAACTTTTACTGAGTATTTTTTATTTGTTACAAAATATAAGATTAATAATTTTTACCTACAAAATTTACCGCTGATAACTAAAACTAATAGAACAACAATACGTATTTATAGTATCAAATTGACACATGCCGGAAAATAATGGGAAAAACAGGGACATATTGACCCATTCAAGGGAAAAGGGGTGTTCCTTCTGTTACCCGATGGACCATTCCTGACCCATTTCCTCCAAACTCCAGGGGAAATCGAGTTCAAAGGAAGCAAACCAAGAATGCATGTCCTCGCAACAGAAAGGAAACTCGCTTTGCTCCATTTCCTTGCGGATTTCCTCATACTCGCATTTGAGAAAATCATGAATCATATCCCCTTCACTCAGGGAACAACTGATACTCTTTTTCCCCAGCAGGTACACTGCAAACTGTTGCCTGAAAAAATCAATCCACTCCCTGTCTTGGCAGTGTATTTCATTCCCCCTTATCAAAAAGGTATCAATGAAACAACCAAGGGAACTTACAAGATTCTGAGACTTTGCAAACAGGCAACCAAGTTCATAGAAATGTTGCCAAATTTGCTCAAGGGTAGCCTCTGGGGAAAGAAACCCCGCTTCTCCTTTTAGCATTAACTGTTTTTCGTCTTTGGTTACATTTTCCATATGTAGTGGCATCCTCTCCAGCTATAGGAAATATAGTAAGGGCGATGTATATCGGCAACTCAAAACCACACAAAATTTCGCACTGTGCAAAGATATCACACCATTTTGTTATATATCTCGTTCCATAGACCATATCCCATGATACAAATCTTTTACTTGCCACTACCTGTTCTTTTCACTATATTAGCAAAAGCGAGGGCAATGCCTCGCGAGCACACAAAACAATTATTTGTTTGGAGGAAGATACAATGACAATTAGACCTTTGGCAGACAGAGTGTTAGTCAAAATTGAAGAAGTCCAGGAAAAGACCGCAAGCGGCATCTACATCCCACAGACGGCACAGGAAAAAACCCAGATCGGAACCGTTATTGCGGTTGGAGAAGGAACAGACAAAGTCAAAGTCACCGTCAAGGTAGGCGACCGTGTCATGCATGACAAATTCTCTGGAACCAGTGTAAAGGCCGACGGACAGGAATACCTCATCCTCAGCATGAAGGATATCCTTGCCATCATTGAGTAGCCATAATTGACCTTAAGGGGAAAAAGGCTGTTTAAAAACAACGTTCCTAACAGGTATGAACCTGATGGATGCAGTGTCTTACATAAAGAGGCACTGCATTTTCTTTTTGGTAAAAAGGGACGTTTGTTAGGTAATTATATCTAGCATTATGGCAATATCCTCGGCTGCCATTTCAAATTTTGATTTTTCGATCAATATATTCTTACCTGTAATACAATAAGAGGGCATTATCCTGATGCTTCCATAA
The sequence above is a segment of the Sphaerochaeta pleomorpha str. Grapes genome. Coding sequences within it:
- a CDS encoding TRAP transporter small permease yields the protein MNKIIRGLDTILSIFGKLLEATLAVGVIVSVIMRYVFSISFVWSEEMLTMVFVATTFFGAALGIRESEHITITNFVDSMPLKVKRFFKILSQLVIITVSIGMIYYSIRIIHKVGRVPSPATGIHKGIYYSILPITFFITIFYSLVSIVSEFFPIEKPRKGYKDDFELGDEIVQGGK
- a CDS encoding HpcH/HpaI aldolase family protein, with translation MTLRERMKKGPVFGITVFTAAACAVEAIGNWGYDFVYLDLEHCPLDGPNNMEKLIMSAKLAGIPAVVRVTGTDEVEIRKVLEMGAEGIVVPHTRTKEDAQAIVRGAKFPPMGRRGAESNVRSAQFGGPGFSWADYVEKSNADTLVIPMDEDFEFTDNLDDILDVPGIDAVNFGPIDYSLSIGAKVGYATEDPRVADAYRKLAEGAKRRGIKVMCPVVPATKETIEAAIGRGINMLILGNDMYHLQSALKKIKTEAIDLVRMDR
- a CDS encoding TRAP transporter substrate-binding protein, whose protein sequence is MKKIVSLALCLVLVLPMLFANGQTEQAAQKVYTLKVGHASTTESTRHKALLEFEKYVEEKSEGRLQIEIYPAATLGNESDMIEAMKLGTLEMFTGGVFASQTPMLEIYLMPFFFPTQADLMKVSHSDLGKRIMASAEQYGIKMLAIGDGGSRQITNNAHPIKSPEDMKGLKIRTPPIESIIKSMEAMGASAVSIPYGDTYMALKTNVADGQENPLANIGDMKFYEVQKYMTMIDYQFHPEPIDMGLDMWNSLPADLQQIIQDGAWLYTDTQNKLRRDLNNHYYDMIVAGGVQVYKPTAAERDQFIKACNPVYKYFVDKGIFKQADLDEMRAIASK
- the kduI gene encoding 5-dehydro-4-deoxy-D-glucuronate isomerase translates to MDIRYSTGKEPFSRMNTQQLRDEFLIQGIFNANDVSAVYSHVDRIVTMGAMPVDQAVPLSKNIDPMKDFGVTYFLERRELGIINIGGDGLVVADGTAYELVHLDGLYLPMGTKEVLFSSKDAKNPSKFYMNSTPAHHAFPAKQIVFAEAKHVKAGSVDMSNERTINQYIHPDVLDTCQLSMGLTQLKRGSVWNTMPSHTHERRMEVYFYFDVPSDQTVFHFMGEPSETRHIAVHNEQAVINPSWSIHSGAGTSSYTFIWSMCGENRTYTDMDGIKTEDLR
- a CDS encoding sigma-70 family RNA polymerase sigma factor → MSTKQNMLNNNDDRYAYDDANILTMYLKEINRIPLLTNEEEFKLAKRVQQGDEFARKRMIESNLRFVVNVAKKYQNQGIPLIDLIDEGNIGLMTALEKFDPDKGYHFISYAVWWIRQSIMKAICEKSRAVRLPLNRTNELLQIQKAQKSLMHTKSTEDPTMEEIGELTGLDPSHVADLLAISREMVSLDAPVFNDNGNSNVGDFVEDTGRSPEDSLLEGSLKADISTVLSTLSDKERDIIEMRYGLEGKAPMSLKEIGELYNLTKERIRQIEKKALERLKNPSRSRLLESYTA
- a CDS encoding TRAP transporter large permease; this encodes MELSLMFVALVVFLIIGVPIAYAIGGSGILYMLLSNPSFLLTFPQRVWSGTESFIIIAMPLFMLTGELMNHSGLTRRLIDFSMLLVHPFGGGLGEVNVVSSMIFGGISGSSVADTSALGSILIPDMVKKGYPKGFAAGITVASSTIGMIIPPSVPMLMYAMVSGASVGKLFLAGLIPGILVGATQLVITFVISRKEGYHPKKEKIELKKMAKITKDGSLAMFMPVLIIVSVSAGIATASESAGVAVLYASILGFFVYKELKWKEVGNALKKTFMMSSSIMIIGGFTMIFTWILAVEQVPAHIGSFLVGSNIPTWLVYVFLDLIILILGTFLDVTPCILLISPILLPVMQQFGMNELQFGAIIIVGLAIGLVTPPVGMCLNVASKICNLTIIEIFKSAVPFILCNIIVLVMITFIPSLSLWLPSFV
- a CDS encoding co-chaperone GroES produces the protein MTIRPLADRVLVKIEEVQEKTASGIYIPQTAQEKTQIGTVIAVGEGTDKVKVTVKVGDRVMHDKFSGTSVKADGQEYLILSMKDILAIIE
- the ppdK gene encoding pyruvate, phosphate dikinase, which gives rise to MTEKKSNYVYFFGSGKADGTAQMKDILGGKGANLAEMTSIGLPVPPGFTISTEACAYYSANKGAYPDGMREQVLENLYRLEKLMGAKLGDHENPLLVSVRSGAAQSMPGMMDTILNLGLNPDSVKALIAKTGNERFAWDSYRRFMQMFGDVVMGVPHHEFERALQDVKDEQGKVFDTELNSKDLHEVIARYQRLYKRFTGEDFPTDPHDQLFKAIDAVFSSWNNERAIKYRQMNDIRGLLGTAVNVQCMVFGNMGDTSGTGVAFTRDPSSGENRFYGEYLMNAQGEDVVAGIRTPQSIETLKAVNLDVYEQLVSIRSILEKHYHDMQDVEFTIQEGKLYMLQTRNGKRTIFSWLRTQVEMVEEGLITKEMAVSRVPSGEFGKLFAPILDNKIIKDQDLKEVTHGLNASPGGACGEIYFTAQKAEEMAALGKDVILVRTETSPEDIGGMAISKGVVTCRGGMTSHAAVVARGMGCPCVSGAGDIRINEPKKYLQVNGVTLNEGDYLSIDGFTGAIYASKIPVRSSEIVQVLNGNMKESESIVFQNYKTFMGYVNDIKTMGVYTNADTPNDTHMAVALGAEGIGLCRTEHMFFGGNRIMSIRKMILANNIVEREKALAELLPMQREDFEGIFTELQGLPATVRLLDPPLHEFLPNDHTSRHELALQMGISVEEVAQKSSALHEFNPMLGFRGCRLAIIYPEILRMQVRAIIEAAINVKRKGIEVFPEIMIPLVGNYKEFEFCKRQAIEVINEIFDEQNLHVEYKVGTMIEVPRAAITADEIAREAEFFSFGTNDLTQMTCGFSRDDAASFLGPYVNDPDKQFYDYDPFATIDIDGVGKIVKIAAELGRSVRPDIKLGICGEHGGDPKTIAFCQSIGLNYVSCSPFRVPIARLAAAQAVIAAKKK
- a CDS encoding gluconate 5-dehydrogenase, producing MDFTQKFSLEGKVAFVTGASYGIGFALATAFAQSGAKIAFNDINQELVDKGLAAYAEKKIPAKGYVCDVTDEKAVIETVKKISDELGPIDILVNNAGIIKRTPMIEMDVADFRRVIDIDLNAPFIVSKAVLPSMIERNRGKIINICSMMSELGRETVSAYAAAKGGLKMLTRNICSEYGQYNIQCNGIGPGYIATPQTAPLRERQADGKRHPFDSFIVAKTPAARWGTTDDLTGPAVFLASEASDFVNGHVLYVDGGILAYIGKQPE
- a CDS encoding IclR family transcriptional regulator — translated: MATELKVQSLDRTFDILELLANEQNGYNLVQISEKLDLPKSTVHRLVGVLLQREFVRKSQDTNRYRLGPGFIGLCSHYLNSLELKTESSPFMEELSESTGNVVFLAIRQNDKMVYIDSKEQINSLRKYAIIGQQKPLYCTSLGKALLIGLTDDEIRILLAKEPFEKRGPNTHMNMESLLQDIRECRRRGWALDDQEAEPAINCVAAPIRDYRGQVIAAISTSWVLAQHPEMIPEEMAEKVKRQAANISFNMGYTGGTTR